The following DNA comes from Nicotiana sylvestris chromosome 10, ASM39365v2, whole genome shotgun sequence.
AATAATATATTTCGGCACTTagatgattgttgtactattatacataaaaaatttcttattaattaaattttattgttccttcatataaataaatatttaaaatcattacgTGTTTTATTAACGTGCAATGCGCGTCCATAAATACTAGTATTATCTAAAAGTGATTACACTTTCTATCACGTACACTTAAAAAGTGAAATACATGGTCGGGGAGGGGGATATATTTAGAGAACAATTATTATCTAAAGTACAATAATGACTTCATATATGCTTTCGTACCATAAGACGAAGCATTtacttgcacaatattcttgccCCCAcccaaccttttttttttttaaatttttttattttactcGTAGTTTTCTAAATTTCATTTACCAGAAATCATTGAGCGAACCCAGCCTCAAACAGTTGGGATCACGCCTCCTCCTAACCTTGGCCGGCATTATGCAAGCTCTTGATTTTTCTCTACAACCCTCACGTCTTTTGCTGATCGAAGCACATTAGCCTGTAAAATTGGTGAAATGTCAATAATATTGAGAATAATAATTTGTTTTTAATAGAACTATAGTGTCGGCTATCTTGTGCACACCTCAactaataatatttaaattaccAGAACATTTTTTGTATCAGggcagtccggtgcactaagctcctgctatgcgCGGGGGAAAGGccgaccacaagggtctattgtacataaccttaccctacatttctgcaagaggctgtctccacggctcgaacccgtgacttcCTGGTCACATGataacaactttaccagttacgccaaggcccCCTTTAAATATCTTATACACCGGAAAAATACATAACAAGTGAAAATGTGTGTTTCGTATGAAAGAAAACATTCGAGAAAACAAGTTTTTCTGATAACCAAACACAAAACTATATTTTACTTATAGGTCATGGGTTCAAGCCGCAAAAGTAGCCACTAATATTTGTATTAGGGTAGGTAGTCTACATCACACTCCTTGGGTACAACCCTTCCCGGAACTCTACTTGAATGCGAGATGCTTTGTGTACTAGATTGCCCGTTAGTCAATTTaaaaaagtttttaaattttagaGATAATGCGAAAAAATTTCTTCCGgaaattaaatattttcttttataccAAACACTCGTGAGATCATAAAAAGATACCTGATTATCCGTGATTTCTACAGCAAAGCCATCAACAATAACTAAGGACATTGTCTTGTTGTAGCTGCCTGGCTCAAGGGTGTTTTCTAGCAACTCATCATGTTTCTTGCATAAGTACAGATCAAGCTCTTGTGTTCCCTTCTTCGTTCTATGATATAATATTATGTATGTCATTTTCGACAAATTAGTAAAACTAAGAACATAGTTTGTAGAAAATGATTTTACATAAGATAAAAGGATGATTCTAACCTGTTGGATTTAAGGCGCTCATATTCTGGATCATAGTTCATGAAAACAAAGTAAACTTCTCTTCTACTTTCCATTATCACCTCACTCTCTCCTTCAACTTCAGATTTTTCTCAATAGAAATGTGCGTGAGCAAATATAAAGCTCAAGAAGTGACTACTTATACATAAAGAGCCAGTAGATTTTAGTAACGAGAAGGATTTTCTAGCTCCCTCAAAGTAGCAAAAATAGTAGTGGCTTTACAAGGAGAAGAAAGTTTTGACGCGTGGAGAAGAGGATTTACTAGTTACTACTCAATGGTAATTATGGCAACTAATTATTCCAATATTTTTTGCTGATATGGTGAAGTTCTATTATAGAGAATATATAtgtataacataacataaaaatcgaCTTGGAGAaaaacttgacttttatagtgaatgattgTTATATAGAGATATTATTATAGAGATATTTGAGTGTAGTAATAGAAATAAATGATTTAAATAACCAATACCAACTGTATGTCCATTTCGGAGTAGTTAAAAAAATtagatttaagttatatacatggGCAgtattgtattggtcaaaatctgaccaccacGACCAAGTTGCCCCAACACCCCGCCTCAGTAACTGGGCAGTGAACGTCAATAGATCCCACTCCATTTTCCTTCTGTGACTTCCGACAGGTCGAAAAGAGTAATGCCTAAAAACAAAAGGAACACAACTGGGACACGCTAGCGACAAGAAAGTGTCGAGTCAAGCAAAGGGTACAGTGGCCTCAACTATATATAGCCAAAAAGAGCTCTTGAAAGGGGGgcttttccagtttttttttccaggaaaaaggaagagaaaaagCTCCTCTCTTGTATCCTAGAAAACGGGGAAATGACCTCGAAGATTACATGTAAATTCACTTTCTCATCAattgatgaaaaaaaaaaagtttaatcTTAATAAGATCAATCCTGCCTCTCTCATCTCATGTGAAATTATTGTCATTAACGTTTCTATCCGGAATTAATTATATTTGGCTAAGATTTTTCctttcatctttgattgatttgttcaaaaaggtcaTAACATCTTTTGAGCCAAACAATTTAGCGCCGTCTGTAGGGATTTCTCCCAGATCGAAACCAAGAAATGCAATCACTCACCAAAAGGAGCGCGGAGGAAAAAACCCAACCCACGCAGGACACAAGAACAacgcaaaagaagaagaagagccaAACAAGATCACCGGGCACAAATATCTTCGCCCCATCAACCATTAATATACTAAACAAATCGAACGATGTCACCGACCTGCATTTCCCACTAGAATACCGGTCTGGAGCGAAGAAAATCTCATCCTTCCCTCACACTCTGTCCGAGCAAGCACGTAAGACTCGCGTGGATGAAAGTACACAGGAACATCTCGATCGAAGGACAAAAGTTGCTTCAACACAGCTGAAATATCTCATGCCGGTAGCATCTCCGAGCTGAACGGCAGGAATCAGACAAGAAAACCATGAGGCACACACATCACGAACCTAAACGAAACATCAATGCCTCGTATTCACCAGCGTTGTGCCATCCGGTGCGAACACTACCAAACAAACTGGGATTCCCACGAAAGATGTCCAACTCTCCAGAAACCGGGACTgatgatgggctattatttaGATAAGCTCGAAataatgtcacaacccaaaccgatgggccacgatgggcacccggttccttactcaaccgagtaccaacgtaacgtatctttcttattacatcatcatatacacatgacatacgggcctaataggtcaacatgatcttttataaacACGAAACAAAGGCCGACAAGGCCgcacaatctttcacgtacacgacatatgtctacaagcctctaagagtacataaatgtcataaaggtcgggacagagtcccgccataccaagcAATAcatatctaaatcatactaaccaaacacgcaactctgaagtaaatgaagcgcaccaacatcttccgctgagctgatagcctacttggagggctctcgacctgtctatctggatctgcgggcatgaaacatagcgtccccaggtaaaagggatggtagtacaaataatgtaccgagtatgtaagacacataaataagtacataagagacatggaagaaatatagggtacatgactcaacctgtacgTCTGAATAACTTTTTAAATCATagattacttttagcgtcatgcatatgcgtatgaatgtcatgttgtgcataggtacatattttataacatcatcagcctctgtgggcatcccatcatatcatatcggccaccatgggcaaaatcatcatcgtacaccagctgatcaggtagtggtgcatatataacgccataacctttcacataccccatatacatatatatacatacatatatatgcatataacgccgtttgaatcatatttcagccactgtgggcaacatcatcatcatataccaactgatcaggtggcgGTGTGTATATAACggcgtaaccttttcccatatcccatatacatatatttacatatatacgcgtatataacgccatctggtcatgggtcaatgcacgtgTAAAAAttagtgaaatgcatgaaaaatacataataatctcgatattccttccgaataaactttttcaactgagtattattctgagacccatgaacagaagataataataattctcacggggaatcaagaatatagacacccctactgtttctacgaatagagtaatttatagaaaactatgtatttgctcgtttcttcaatataatttggaccatgccaaaaaaaAGAGGAGAGAGTCTTAACATACATGAACCGATTCTTTTGACAATCATCTAACACACGTTAATTACGACAAAACATGAAATAAATCGTATGAAGAGCTTGAACCAATTAcattgttatgcaaaaaaaatcTTAGCCGAAGCTTTTCCTTAAGAACACAGTAGTAATGTTGCTTATGTAAGGATATTTTGGAAGATGTCTTACTACTACATAAGGAAGCTTTTCTGAAGCTCTACCATTAACTTTACTTAAATGTATAGAAGCTTGGTTGGAATGCTTATAAGATTATAAAAGTTATCCAATTTTGTTTTGGTGGCCCCACACAATAATATGACTAGGAC
Coding sequences within:
- the LOC104244276 gene encoding subtilisin-like protease SBT2.4 isoform X2, with product MESRREVYFVFMNYDPEYERLKSNRTKKGTQELDLYLCKKHDELLENTLEPGSYNKTMSLVIVDGFAVEITDNQANVLRSAKDVRVVEKNQELA
- the LOC104244276 gene encoding uncharacterized protein isoform X1, with the protein product MESRREVYFVFMNYDPEYERLKSNRTKKGTQELDLYLCKKHDELLENTLEPGSYNKTMSLVIVDGFAVEITDNQEVTGSSRGDSLLQKCRVRLCTIDPCGRPFPRA